The genome window acgagattttcagtagaaaacacgagataaaaGATAGAGCTCGCAACTTTCAACCCTGCCACGTTGTGCAGGGTGATGACAGCGTGTGGCTTGTAAATATAACTATGTGTGAGTTAGTTTGCGTTAGACATTATGTACCGTCGGCTTTTCTTTGAACCATGACGTTTCGTCGCCGCTATGCGATTACAATAGTCGCGTCTTGAggcagtgacaacagcaactaccatCACCAGATGATGTCCAACAGCTGTATCGACCAAAAATTGTGGGATTTGCAGTGTGATTTGGAGGAAAACCCGATAAGTATACTTGCAGTAGCTGTTGAGCGTGTCTCCAACTCAGTCTGATCACGTTTACTATGTCTTTTATTAGTGACTGCTATTCTGAAACCTACAAGGTACGACACTGTTTTAATTTAGTTGAAGCACAATTAACGACTATTCGTGTGCAAAGCTTCAGACAGTTCGATAAAGTAAGCAAAAGAATTGCAAGGGAGAACTGCTCATAATCACTCACCTAGAAATCTACAACCCTTACGTCAGCAACAGTTCCGTCCACGTATTTGAACATGAAATTGTTTTTCCAGCAGCCGACTTGCAGAATAACGGGTAGCAATACGTCCTTAGACGTCCGAAATCTGTTCGTCCCCTCGACGACCTTGTCAGATATGCGCGTAAATTTTTCGGCGTTCCTGTCGTACTCTGGACAGTGCTTCAAAGCGTTTGCTACGGCGCTGAACACTTTGTCACACATCTGCTTGATGAGCTGCATCTGGCGCTCATCTGCTGACTTGCTCGGGTCGTAGACCACCTTGTAGTGGGGGAGGTCCTCGAGGACTTTGGCCGAGGCCGCGTGCAGCCTCGCGTAGGCTCGCAGCGCGGCGAGGCAGTGGTGGTAGTCCAGCTGGTGCCCCGCCTTGGCCAGCGTGAAGCCGGCCTCCGACAGGTCCTCCATCACCAGGAACTGCGAGGGCCGCCCCCCGGACCAGTAGCAGCGCGCGGCCACGGGCCCGAACGCTGCCCACTCCACAGCCCTGAGAGTGCCGTGCACCAGTGGCATCACCTCGGACAGCAGTAGGGCTTCCATCTCGAAGACATTGTTTTCCTCGACCAGCTCCTGCAACTGTCCTTGCTGATCGCGGCACTTCACTATGAGATGCACCTTGGGGTGGTTGCCACTGTCTTCTTGTCTAATGGCAGCAACCACTCTGAACATGTGACTCATGAAGCCCACCCCTTCCTTGTTGGCGTAGCCCACAGTAAATGATTCTACGGTCACTTTCTCACCATTACCGTCATTATTAAGCGCAGTCTCTACAAATTCTCTATTTATCCAAGACGGGGGAGGAGGCCTCGAC of Schistocerca serialis cubense isolate TAMUIC-IGC-003099 chromosome 2, iqSchSeri2.2, whole genome shotgun sequence contains these proteins:
- the LOC126456122 gene encoding uncharacterized protein LOC126456122, whose translation is MSDIRESRPPPPSWINREFVETALNNDGNGEKVTVESFTVGYANKEGVGFMSHMFRVVAAIRQEDSGNHPKVHLIVKCRDQQGQLQELVEENNVFEMEALLLSEVMPLVHGTLRAVEWAAFGPVAARCYWSGGRPSQFLVMEDLSEAGFTLAKAGHQLDYHHCLAALRAYARLHAASAKVLEDLPHYKVVYDPSKSADERQMQLIKQMCDKVFSAVANALKHCPEYDRNAEKFTRISDKVVEGTNRFRTSKDFSKVHSPAADVQCFLNANASGQLQRQHFDSLVVEYHGTLQRTLRALAMHQQADAYPLRQLRADMDRAAVLGLFNCALRGLHLGTESHSDQVGQAFKKSDESSAALAATYSNPECVSYLKYIAPIYESKGLL